In Stutzerimonas stutzeri, a genomic segment contains:
- a CDS encoding beta-ketoacyl-ACP synthase III — protein sequence MHNVVISGTGLYTPAYSISNDELVESFNTYASRFNAEHAAAIEAGEVQPVPESSSAFIEKASGIKSRFVTDKAGILDPDRMVPRIPERGNDEWSILCEMSVKSAEQALARAGKTAADIDGVIVACSNLQRAYPAIAIEVQAALGIKGFGFDMNVACSSATFGIQNAANSVQLGQARAILMVNPEICTGHMNFRDRDSHFIFGDACTAVIVERADLATSGHQWDIVSTRLVTEFSNNIRNNFGFLNRTAEEYMTNPDKLFVQEGRKVFKEVCPMVAELIGDHLKENDIEVSSVKRFWLHQANLNMNQLIVRKLLGRDASPEEAPVILDTYANTSSAGSVIAFHKHQDDLSAGSLGVLSSFGAGYSIGSVILRRK from the coding sequence GTGCATAACGTCGTCATCAGCGGTACCGGCCTTTATACCCCTGCCTACAGCATTTCCAACGACGAACTGGTCGAGTCATTCAACACCTACGCCAGTCGCTTCAACGCCGAACACGCCGCCGCCATCGAGGCGGGCGAAGTGCAGCCGGTACCGGAATCCAGCTCCGCCTTCATCGAGAAGGCTTCGGGTATCAAGAGCCGTTTCGTCACCGACAAGGCAGGCATTCTCGACCCGGACCGCATGGTTCCGCGCATTCCCGAGCGCGGCAATGACGAGTGGTCGATCCTCTGCGAGATGTCGGTCAAGTCGGCCGAGCAGGCACTGGCGCGCGCAGGCAAGACGGCCGCCGATATCGACGGCGTCATCGTCGCCTGTTCCAACCTGCAGCGCGCCTATCCGGCGATCGCCATCGAAGTGCAGGCGGCACTGGGCATCAAGGGCTTCGGTTTCGACATGAACGTGGCCTGCTCCTCGGCCACCTTCGGTATCCAGAATGCGGCCAATTCGGTGCAGCTGGGGCAAGCACGGGCAATCCTGATGGTCAATCCGGAAATCTGCACCGGCCATATGAACTTCCGCGACCGCGACAGCCACTTCATCTTCGGCGACGCGTGCACCGCGGTGATTGTCGAACGCGCCGATCTGGCGACTTCCGGCCATCAGTGGGACATCGTCAGCACCCGTCTGGTGACTGAGTTTTCCAACAACATCCGCAACAATTTCGGCTTCCTCAATCGCACCGCCGAGGAATATATGACCAACCCGGACAAGCTGTTCGTCCAGGAGGGCCGCAAGGTGTTCAAGGAAGTCTGCCCGATGGTGGCCGAGCTGATCGGTGACCATCTGAAGGAGAACGATATCGAGGTGAGCTCGGTCAAGCGCTTCTGGTTGCACCAGGCCAACCTCAATATGAACCAACTCATCGTGCGCAAACTGCTGGGCCGCGACGCCAGCCCGGAAGAGGCGCCGGTGATTCTCGATACCTACGCCAACACCAGTTCGGCCGGTTCGGTAATTGCCTTTCACAAACATCAGGACGACCTATCGGCTGGCAGCCTCGGCGTGCTCAGCTCGTTCGGTGCCGGTTACTCAATCGGTAGTGTGATTTTGCGCCGCAAATAA
- a CDS encoding porin, which yields MPRKLLPLTLAIAAAVALPTTANAYEIIGKQLEIYGKAHVSADFVDNDTDSELAIASNSSRLGFKGVTEINPDLNVVYQIESKIIVDEGGDNFAGRNTFVGLAGDFGQVLVGNQDTPLKNVRNAFDVFGDTVADARNVADEANRRAKNSIQYISPSMGGLVASAMYATSYADYETVDGDIEDNDYSLASVALGYSIGDLEFSAGYEKADGDDNDTVATDVRAYESDAFRVAAGYTFGAIRLGAMFDRYEEGTADGDRDRDAWGLNGAYKFGANTFKLQYMAADDWSDTDDSGASQWSVGLDHKLSKQLSIYGIYSMLKNDDNTADYQIKGGHDTDVYNVVALGDDINVFSLGMVYSF from the coding sequence ATGCCACGCAAGCTTCTCCCCCTGACCCTCGCCATCGCTGCTGCAGTCGCGTTGCCCACCACTGCCAACGCCTACGAAATAATCGGCAAGCAGCTGGAGATCTATGGCAAGGCCCACGTGTCGGCGGACTTCGTGGACAACGACACCGACAGCGAGCTGGCCATCGCCAGTAACTCGTCGCGTCTGGGCTTCAAGGGCGTCACCGAAATCAACCCCGATCTGAACGTGGTCTACCAGATCGAATCCAAAATCATCGTTGACGAAGGCGGCGACAATTTCGCCGGGCGCAACACTTTCGTTGGTTTGGCTGGCGACTTCGGCCAGGTTCTGGTGGGTAACCAGGACACGCCGCTCAAGAACGTGCGCAACGCCTTCGACGTGTTCGGCGACACCGTTGCCGACGCCCGCAACGTGGCTGATGAAGCCAACCGCCGCGCCAAGAACAGCATTCAATACATCAGTCCGAGCATGGGCGGCCTGGTCGCCAGCGCCATGTACGCCACGTCCTATGCGGACTACGAGACCGTGGACGGCGATATCGAAGACAACGACTACTCCCTCGCAAGCGTTGCCTTGGGCTACAGCATCGGCGACCTCGAATTCAGCGCCGGTTACGAGAAGGCTGACGGCGACGATAACGATACCGTCGCCACCGACGTCCGCGCCTACGAGTCCGATGCGTTCCGCGTTGCCGCCGGCTACACCTTCGGCGCAATCCGTCTGGGCGCGATGTTCGACCGTTACGAAGAAGGCACTGCCGACGGTGATCGCGACCGTGATGCCTGGGGCCTGAACGGCGCCTACAAGTTCGGCGCCAACACGTTCAAGTTGCAGTACATGGCCGCTGATGACTGGAGCGATACCGACGACTCCGGTGCCAGCCAATGGAGCGTCGGCCTGGACCACAAGCTATCCAAGCAACTGTCCATCTACGGCATCTACAGCATGCTGAAGAACGACGACAACACAGCTGACTACCAGATCAAGGGCGGCCACGACACCGATGTCTACAACGTAGTAGCACTTGGCGATGACATCAATGTGTTCTCCCTGGGCATGGTCTATAGCTTCTAA